The following coding sequences are from one Verrucosispora sp. WMMD573 window:
- the argH gene encoding argininosuccinate lyase, whose product MDRVDDKSLTENSAAANRTSLWGGRFAGGPSEALARLSVSVQFDWRLAPYDIAGSRAHARVLAGAGLLDPEELGRILAALDDLEAACASGAFRPTVDDEDVHTALERGLLERLGSLGGKLRAGRSRNDQVATDLRLYLRDHARGVAGRLVELAEALVEQAGRHVDTAAPGMTHLQHAQPVTFGHWLLAHVQPLLRDLERLRDWDHRAAVSPLGAGALAGSGLPLDPVAVSKELGFRTSFANSMDAVADRDFVAEFLFVTAMIGVHLSRLGEEVVLWTSQEFGWVELDDAFATGSSIMPQKKNADIAELARGKSGRLVGGLVAVLTMLKGLPMTYDRDMQEDKEPAFDAVDTLELLLPALAGMISTMTVRVDRLVAAAPVGFSLATEVADWLVRRGVPFRDAHEITGKLVALCAARDCALDEVSDADLATVSEHLDPSVRDVLSVRSALAARITPGSTGPGPVADQLATAADQLTTWRDWSAESVVPR is encoded by the coding sequence ATTGACCGGGTGGATGACAAGAGCCTGACCGAGAACAGCGCAGCGGCCAACCGGACGAGCCTGTGGGGAGGGCGCTTCGCCGGCGGCCCGTCGGAGGCCCTGGCCCGCCTGTCGGTGAGCGTGCAGTTCGACTGGCGGCTGGCCCCGTACGACATCGCCGGTTCCCGGGCGCACGCCCGGGTGCTGGCCGGCGCCGGCCTGCTCGACCCGGAGGAGCTGGGCCGCATCCTGGCCGCCCTCGATGACCTGGAGGCCGCCTGCGCGTCGGGCGCGTTCCGCCCCACCGTCGACGACGAGGACGTGCACACCGCCCTGGAGCGTGGGCTGCTGGAACGGCTCGGCAGTCTCGGCGGCAAGCTGCGCGCCGGCCGGTCCCGTAACGACCAGGTCGCCACCGACCTGCGGCTCTACCTGCGCGACCACGCCCGGGGCGTGGCCGGGCGGCTGGTGGAGCTGGCCGAGGCGCTGGTCGAGCAGGCCGGGCGGCACGTGGACACCGCCGCACCCGGCATGACGCACCTGCAACACGCCCAGCCGGTCACCTTCGGCCACTGGCTGCTCGCTCACGTGCAGCCGCTGCTGCGGGATCTGGAGCGGTTGCGCGACTGGGACCACCGGGCCGCGGTCAGCCCGCTCGGCGCGGGGGCGCTGGCCGGTTCCGGGCTGCCGCTGGACCCGGTGGCGGTCTCGAAGGAGCTGGGGTTCCGGACGTCCTTCGCCAACTCGATGGACGCGGTCGCCGACCGGGATTTCGTCGCCGAGTTCCTCTTCGTCACCGCGATGATCGGCGTGCACCTGTCCCGGCTCGGTGAGGAGGTGGTGCTCTGGACGTCGCAGGAGTTCGGCTGGGTCGAGTTGGACGACGCCTTCGCCACCGGCTCGTCGATCATGCCGCAGAAGAAGAACGCGGACATCGCCGAGCTGGCCCGGGGCAAGTCCGGCCGGCTGGTCGGCGGGCTCGTCGCGGTGCTGACCATGCTCAAGGGCCTGCCGATGACGTACGACCGGGACATGCAGGAGGACAAGGAGCCGGCCTTCGACGCGGTCGACACCCTGGAACTGCTGCTGCCGGCGCTCGCCGGGATGATCTCCACGATGACGGTACGCGTCGACCGCCTGGTCGCCGCCGCGCCGGTGGGCTTCTCCCTGGCCACCGAGGTGGCTGACTGGCTGGTCCGCAGGGGCGTGCCGTTCCGCGACGCGCACGAGATCACCGGCAAGCTGGTGGCGCTCTGCGCGGCCCGGGACTGCGCCCTCGACGAGGTTTCGGACGCCGACCTGGCCACCGTCAGCGAGCACCTCGACCCGAGCGTGCGTGACGTGCTCTCGGTCCGTTCCGCCCTCGCCGCCCGGATCACCCCCGGCTCCACCGGCCCGGGCCCGGTAGCCGACCAACTAGCCACCGCCGCCGACCAGCTCACCACCTGGCGCGATTGGTCCGCCGAATCGGTAGTACCGCGCTGA
- a CDS encoding RNA polymerase sigma factor: MTGVEGTAALTPEPADREAMRKAEAARRKAEDDQQFAAFYEASYHQAERALSARCRDRGLVEDALNEAYHVGRIKWSMLREHVKPAAWVIKTARFKIMKAEQRQRRENAVAPEELPPSAPHPDVADVWEAQETLRTWLRQLPPRHAEVFQMDHDGFSIQDIARILGLTESSVRCYKAAAKKRLRELAEEAGYTDSEGPRRKGDSRGSR, translated from the coding sequence GTGACCGGGGTCGAGGGCACCGCCGCCCTGACCCCGGAGCCGGCGGACCGGGAGGCCATGCGCAAGGCGGAGGCCGCGCGCCGTAAGGCCGAGGATGATCAGCAGTTCGCCGCCTTCTATGAGGCTTCGTACCACCAGGCAGAGCGCGCCCTCAGCGCGAGGTGTCGCGACCGCGGACTGGTCGAGGACGCGCTCAACGAGGCCTACCATGTCGGTCGGATCAAGTGGTCCATGCTCCGTGAGCACGTCAAACCGGCCGCCTGGGTGATCAAGACCGCCCGGTTCAAAATCATGAAGGCGGAGCAGCGCCAGCGGCGGGAGAACGCGGTCGCGCCGGAGGAGTTACCACCGTCGGCGCCGCACCCGGACGTCGCCGACGTGTGGGAGGCGCAGGAGACACTGCGTACCTGGTTGCGTCAGCTGCCACCTCGACACGCCGAGGTGTTCCAGATGGACCACGACGGTTTCTCCATCCAGGATATCGCCCGCATCCTCGGGCTGACCGAGAGCAGCGTCCGTTGCTACAAGGCCGCCGCGAAGAAGCGGCTGCGTGAACTGGCCGAGGAGGCTGGCTACACGGACTCGGAAGGTCCCCGGCGCAAGGGAGACAGCCGTGGATCTCGATGA
- a CDS encoding DNA-3-methyladenine glycosylase, which yields MEHSWLSAPAADVAQTARNLLGWEVSANGVRVRLTEVEAYAGTGADPASHAHRGPTPRTQVMFGAAGHAYTYFVFGMHWCLNIVCGAEGEAAAVLLRAGEVVDGVDLARKRRGEVADRDLARGPARLVVALGVDAAANGTCLLDGTGPLLLTPPTRPVAPSAVSAGPRVGVAAAHDRPWRFWITGDPTISPYRRHVPRRRA from the coding sequence GTGGAACATTCCTGGCTCAGTGCCCCGGCCGCCGACGTCGCCCAGACGGCGCGGAACCTGCTGGGCTGGGAGGTGTCGGCCAACGGGGTCCGGGTCCGGCTCACCGAGGTCGAGGCGTACGCCGGCACCGGCGCGGATCCCGCCTCGCACGCCCATCGTGGTCCGACCCCACGGACGCAGGTCATGTTCGGCGCTGCGGGGCACGCCTACACGTACTTCGTCTTCGGGATGCACTGGTGCCTCAACATCGTCTGCGGCGCCGAGGGGGAGGCGGCGGCGGTGCTGCTGCGTGCCGGCGAGGTGGTCGACGGCGTGGACCTGGCCCGCAAGCGGCGCGGCGAGGTGGCCGACCGGGATCTCGCGCGGGGGCCGGCCCGGCTGGTGGTCGCGCTTGGCGTCGACGCGGCGGCGAACGGCACCTGCCTGCTCGACGGGACCGGGCCGCTGCTGCTGACGCCGCCGACCCGCCCGGTCGCGCCGTCGGCTGTCTCCGCGGGCCCGCGGGTCGGCGTGGCCGCCGCGCACGACAGGCCCTGGCGCTTCTGGATCACCGGCGATCCGACCATCAGTCCGTACCGCCGGCACGTGCCACGACGCCGTGCCTGA
- a CDS encoding LLM class flavin-dependent oxidoreductase: MQFGVFTVGDVTVDPTNGREPTEAERIKAMTTIALKAEEVGLDVFATGEHHNPPFVPSSPTTMLGWIAARTERLLLSTATTLITTNDPVKIAEDYAMLQHLADGRVDLMMGRGNTGPVYPWFGQDIRNGIPLAIENYDLLRRLWREDVVDWKGRFRTPLQSFTSTPRPLDGVPPFVWHGSIRSPEIAEQAAYYGDGFFANHIFWPAEHTRRMVGLYRQRFEHYGHGSADQAIVGLGGQVFMRRNSQDAVREFRPYFDNAPVYGHGPSLEEFTAQTPLTVGSPQQVIDRTLSFRDYVGDYQRQLFLVDHAGLPLKTVLEQLDLLGEEVVPVLRKEFESLRPAHVPLAPTHASLLAAAGGGSDSTVHAVDDVTGRAPEAAR; encoded by the coding sequence ATGCAGTTCGGAGTCTTCACCGTCGGCGACGTCACGGTCGACCCGACCAACGGCCGGGAGCCCACCGAAGCCGAACGGATCAAGGCGATGACCACCATCGCGCTGAAGGCCGAGGAGGTCGGCCTCGACGTCTTCGCCACCGGCGAGCACCACAACCCGCCGTTCGTGCCCTCGTCGCCCACCACCATGCTGGGTTGGATCGCCGCCCGCACCGAGCGGCTGCTGCTGTCCACCGCGACCACGTTGATCACCACCAACGACCCGGTGAAGATCGCCGAGGACTACGCGATGCTGCAACACCTCGCCGACGGCCGGGTCGACCTGATGATGGGGCGGGGCAACACCGGGCCGGTCTACCCCTGGTTCGGGCAGGACATCCGCAACGGCATCCCGCTCGCCATCGAGAACTACGACCTGCTGCGCCGGTTGTGGCGCGAGGACGTGGTCGACTGGAAGGGCAGGTTCCGCACCCCGTTGCAGTCGTTCACCTCGACGCCGCGCCCGCTCGACGGCGTGCCCCCGTTCGTGTGGCACGGCTCCATCCGCAGCCCGGAGATCGCCGAGCAGGCCGCCTACTACGGCGACGGGTTCTTCGCCAACCACATCTTCTGGCCCGCCGAGCACACCCGGCGGATGGTCGGCCTGTACCGGCAGCGCTTCGAGCACTACGGTCACGGCTCCGCCGACCAGGCGATCGTGGGTCTCGGTGGCCAGGTGTTCATGCGGCGCAACTCCCAGGACGCGGTGCGTGAGTTCCGCCCCTACTTCGACAACGCCCCGGTCTACGGCCACGGCCCCTCGCTGGAGGAGTTCACCGCGCAGACCCCGCTGACCGTGGGCAGCCCGCAGCAGGTCATCGACCGTACGCTCAGCTTCCGCGACTACGTGGGTGACTACCAGCGGCAGTTGTTCCTCGTCGACCACGCCGGGCTGCCGTTGAAGACGGTCCTGGAGCAGCTCGATCTGCTCGGCGAGGAGGTCGTGCCGGTGCTGCGCAAGGAGTTCGAGTCGCTGCGGCCGGCGCACGTGCCGCTGGCACCGACCCACGCCTCGCTGCTGGCCGCCGCCGGAGGAGGCAGCGACAGCACCGTCCACGCCGTCGACGACGTCACCGGCCGGGCGCCGGAGGCCGCCCGATGA
- the argF gene encoding ornithine carbamoyltransferase, protein MIRHFLRDDDLSPAEQSAVLDLAGRMKADRFAFAPLAGPRSVAVLFDKQSLRTRISFDVGIAELGGHPLVVDTQVTHFGRGESLADAGRVLSRYVAAIVLRTYGDERIAEVAAGATVPVVNALTDGFHPCQLLADLLTIREWCGGTQGRTLTYVGDAANNMSHSYLLAGATAGMHVRVAGPAGFHPDADVVARAEAIAAGTGGSVRVITDPVAAVRDADVVATDTWTSMGQEGDGLDRNTPFLPYQVNKALLGHAAPEAVVLHCLPAHRGEEITDEVLDGPRSAVFDQAENRLHAQKALLTFLLQGEPT, encoded by the coding sequence ATGATCCGGCACTTCCTGCGCGACGACGACCTGTCTCCGGCCGAGCAGTCCGCAGTGCTCGACCTGGCCGGCCGGATGAAGGCCGACCGCTTCGCGTTCGCGCCGTTGGCCGGGCCCCGCTCGGTGGCGGTGCTCTTCGACAAGCAGAGCCTGCGTACCCGGATCTCCTTCGACGTCGGCATCGCCGAACTCGGTGGTCACCCCCTGGTGGTGGACACCCAGGTCACCCATTTCGGCCGGGGTGAGTCGCTCGCCGACGCCGGCCGGGTGCTGTCCCGCTACGTGGCCGCGATCGTGTTGCGCACCTACGGCGACGAGCGGATCGCGGAGGTGGCCGCCGGCGCCACCGTGCCGGTGGTCAACGCGCTGACCGACGGCTTCCACCCGTGCCAGTTGCTCGCGGACCTGCTCACCATCCGTGAGTGGTGTGGCGGCACCCAGGGGCGGACGCTGACCTACGTCGGGGACGCGGCCAACAACATGTCCCACTCGTACCTGCTGGCCGGCGCGACCGCCGGGATGCACGTGCGGGTCGCCGGCCCGGCCGGCTTCCATCCGGACGCGGACGTGGTGGCCCGTGCCGAGGCGATCGCCGCCGGCACCGGCGGTTCGGTCCGGGTGATCACCGACCCGGTCGCCGCCGTGCGCGACGCCGACGTGGTGGCCACCGACACCTGGACGTCGATGGGGCAGGAGGGTGACGGGTTGGACCGCAACACCCCGTTCCTGCCGTACCAGGTCAACAAGGCGTTGCTCGGGCACGCCGCGCCGGAGGCCGTCGTGCTGCACTGCCTGCCGGCGCATCGCGGCGAGGAAATCACCGACGAGGTGCTCGACGGCCCCCGCAGCGCGGTATTCGACCAGGCGGAGAATCGGCTGCACGCCCAGAAGGCGCTGCTGACCTTCCTTCTCCAAGGGGAGCCGACATGA
- the argB gene encoding acetylglutamate kinase, with protein MTLSSDLTRAQAKAATLIEALPWLARFSGATVVIKYGGNAMVDPELQRAFAADMVFLRYVGLKPVVVHGGGPQISAMLGRLGIDSEFRGGLRVTTPEAMDVVRMVLVGQVGRELVGLINAYGPFAVGLSGEDAGLFTAVRRPAYVDGQPVDVGQVGDVESVDVSAVDDLIAAGRIPVISTVAPDADGVLHNLNADTAAAALAVALRARKLVVLTDVPGLYADWPDKSSLVSEISTDELAKLLPSLESGMVPKMEACLRAVNGGVPAAHVVDGRVAHSTLLEVFTSEGFGTMVIPS; from the coding sequence GTGACGCTGAGTTCTGACCTGACCCGTGCCCAGGCGAAGGCCGCCACGCTGATCGAGGCGCTGCCGTGGCTGGCCCGCTTCTCCGGTGCCACGGTCGTGATCAAGTACGGCGGCAACGCCATGGTCGACCCGGAGTTGCAGCGGGCCTTCGCCGCCGACATGGTGTTCCTGCGGTATGTCGGGCTCAAGCCGGTGGTGGTGCACGGCGGCGGACCGCAGATCTCGGCCATGCTCGGTCGGTTGGGCATCGACAGCGAGTTCCGGGGTGGCCTGCGGGTGACCACCCCGGAGGCGATGGACGTGGTCCGGATGGTGCTGGTCGGCCAGGTGGGCCGGGAACTGGTCGGGTTGATCAACGCGTACGGGCCGTTCGCGGTGGGTCTCTCCGGCGAGGACGCCGGACTGTTCACGGCGGTGCGGCGGCCCGCGTACGTCGACGGGCAGCCGGTCGACGTCGGCCAGGTCGGTGACGTCGAGTCGGTGGATGTCTCGGCGGTGGACGACCTGATCGCCGCCGGCCGGATTCCGGTGATCTCCACGGTGGCGCCGGACGCGGACGGGGTGTTGCACAACCTGAACGCGGACACCGCCGCCGCCGCGCTCGCGGTCGCCCTGCGGGCGCGCAAGCTGGTGGTGCTCACCGACGTGCCCGGCCTGTACGCCGACTGGCCCGACAAGTCCAGCCTGGTCAGCGAGATCAGCACCGACGAGTTGGCGAAGCTGCTGCCGTCGCTGGAGTCGGGCATGGTGCCGAAGATGGAGGCGTGCCTGCGGGCCGTCAACGGGGGAGTGCCCGCCGCCCACGTCGTGGACGGTCGGGTCGCCCATTCCACCCTGCTGGAAGTGTTCACCTCGGAAGGGTTCGGAACGATGGTGATTCCCTCATGA
- a CDS encoding acetylornithine transaminase, which translates to MSALVSRWRQTMMDNYGTPPMALVAGSGAVVVDEAGREYVDLLGGIAVNVLGHAHPAVVAAVSKQVATLGHVSNLYVSEPPVALAELLLALAGRPGRVFFANSGAEANEAAFKLSRCTGRSHVVATVGGFHGRTMGALALTGQPAKADPFRPLPGEVTHVPYGDAAALAAAVTDATAMVILEPIQGENGVVVPPAGYLAEARRITARHGALLVLDEVQTGIGRTGHWFAHQADGVEPDVVTLAKGLGGGLPIGATLAFGPAADLLGPGSHGSTFGGNPVSCAAALAVVSTIASEGLLDHVKRVGERLRRGIEALGHPLVDGVRGAGLLLGLTLTAPVSAALAGALREAGFLVNPIQPGVIRLAPPLILTAAQADAFLAALPAALNAATNAPDRVAPEAPSRRTIPTAADPVPETSAAGRSRTEIPTDPVMPTEASA; encoded by the coding sequence ATGAGTGCTCTGGTCAGCCGCTGGCGGCAGACGATGATGGACAACTACGGCACGCCGCCGATGGCGCTGGTGGCGGGCTCCGGCGCCGTCGTGGTCGACGAGGCCGGACGAGAGTACGTCGACCTGCTCGGCGGCATCGCGGTAAATGTTCTCGGCCACGCCCACCCGGCGGTGGTGGCGGCCGTGTCGAAGCAGGTGGCGACGCTCGGCCACGTCTCCAATCTGTACGTTTCCGAGCCGCCGGTGGCCCTGGCCGAGTTGCTGCTGGCGCTGGCCGGCCGGCCGGGGCGGGTGTTCTTCGCCAATTCCGGAGCCGAGGCCAACGAGGCGGCGTTCAAGCTGTCCCGCTGCACGGGCCGTTCTCACGTGGTGGCCACCGTCGGCGGCTTCCACGGCCGCACCATGGGCGCCCTCGCGTTGACCGGTCAACCGGCCAAGGCCGACCCGTTCCGTCCGCTGCCGGGCGAGGTCACCCACGTGCCGTACGGTGATGCCGCCGCCCTGGCCGCGGCGGTGACCGACGCCACGGCCATGGTGATCCTGGAACCGATCCAGGGCGAGAACGGAGTGGTGGTCCCGCCCGCCGGTTATCTTGCCGAGGCCCGGCGGATCACCGCCCGGCACGGTGCCCTGCTGGTGCTCGACGAGGTGCAGACGGGCATCGGCCGGACCGGGCACTGGTTCGCCCACCAGGCCGACGGCGTCGAACCGGACGTGGTGACCCTGGCCAAGGGGCTCGGTGGCGGGCTGCCCATCGGCGCGACCCTGGCCTTCGGCCCGGCGGCCGACCTGCTCGGCCCTGGTTCGCACGGCAGCACCTTCGGCGGCAACCCGGTCAGTTGTGCCGCCGCCCTGGCGGTGGTCTCCACCATCGCCAGCGAAGGGCTGCTCGACCACGTGAAGCGGGTCGGTGAGCGGTTGCGTCGGGGGATCGAGGCACTCGGCCATCCGCTGGTGGACGGGGTACGCGGTGCGGGGCTGCTGCTCGGCCTCACCCTCACCGCCCCGGTGTCCGCCGCCCTCGCCGGGGCGCTGCGCGAGGCTGGCTTCCTGGTCAACCCGATCCAGCCGGGCGTGATCCGCCTGGCCCCGCCGTTGATCCTCACCGCCGCCCAGGCCGACGCCTTCCTGGCGGCGTTGCCGGCCGCCCTGAACGCGGCCACGAACGCCCCGGATCGTGTTGCTCCGGAGGCGCCGTCCCGCCGCACGATCCCGACCGCTGCGGATCCTGTTCCGGAAACGTCCGCGGCGGGACGCTCTCGCACCGAGATCCCGACCGACCCGGTGATGCCGACGGAGGCTTCCGCATGA
- a CDS encoding DNA-binding protein, with translation MPTESRTGTETSHRAYAALHRLTERHAATERQRRRHANPYAADPYEAIAVLLALAAGAAEPVPGEEPVDQEDLLAALALFPHLRAEIDTMESGLFNLARSRGLTWQAIGHGLGLGSAQAARQRHDRLSTRTSPAT, from the coding sequence ATGCCCACCGAGAGCCGTACCGGCACCGAGACCAGCCACCGCGCCTACGCCGCTCTGCACCGGTTGACCGAGCGTCATGCCGCCACCGAGAGGCAGCGGCGACGGCACGCCAACCCGTACGCCGCCGACCCGTACGAGGCGATCGCCGTACTTCTGGCGCTGGCCGCCGGGGCAGCCGAGCCGGTGCCCGGCGAGGAGCCGGTCGATCAGGAGGATCTGCTCGCCGCACTCGCCCTCTTCCCGCACCTGCGGGCGGAGATCGACACCATGGAGTCAGGACTGTTCAACCTGGCCCGCAGCCGTGGCCTCACCTGGCAGGCGATCGGCCACGGCCTCGGCCTCGGCAGCGCCCAGGCCGCCCGCCAACGCCACGACCGCCTCTCCACCCGCACCTCCCCCGCTACCTGA
- a CDS encoding EAL domain-containing protein, giving the protein MDLDDILALARTRRTSPLELARARRFARAVQSQYDQSCAEGHDIFVDTDLVDPLATGVDEATRVARAAQLAKLGTIIWTAGDKADGLGRLTWSDEMAMIFGHAPGTLRLTPETLGELVHPDDLRRVRRVVRTVWRQKRPDEVTFRVTQPGGSVRHVHCHVEIVETAGQPSGMIATGEDVTALEVARQERQRRTIRSQMLSADLSAQDILTGLPTRGYLTDEVDRARRTTAGALIIVATEPATRIPDALSDEDRDELTASVAQLLRAIVGDQVTCGVVGPGRWGVLLSPVDEHSAAAEALATRIVEEFRRHLFGIRQRTSRLNTWAGVVHFHGGVQASGSELLIDGEHAAHDARAQGAPVTVLDQPVPDRDRSERCRARVRRAVSANRFALFAQPIVDLRLNQVTRHEILLRVPSETGELVAPWPFLDMAERVGEILAVDKWVIDHALELIGRGSQTSHYQVNISGKSLADPGLLSYVTEAIHRHRVRPECLTFEITETALIENRNEALDFACGIREIGCGLALDDFGTGYATLSHLKYLPVDLVKIDGMFVADLRRSPANQAIVSGMVNLGHALGIQVAAEHVQDDETIELLRNCGVDFAQGYQTGRPEPIAVCPEEQVRSIEFVFRVPSQYTALG; this is encoded by the coding sequence GTGGATCTCGATGACATCCTGGCGCTGGCCCGAACCCGCCGGACCAGTCCGCTGGAACTCGCCCGCGCCCGCCGCTTCGCGCGGGCCGTCCAGAGCCAGTACGACCAATCATGCGCCGAGGGGCACGACATCTTCGTCGACACCGATCTCGTCGACCCACTGGCCACGGGGGTCGACGAGGCGACCCGGGTCGCCCGCGCCGCCCAGTTGGCCAAGCTGGGCACCATCATCTGGACGGCCGGCGACAAAGCCGACGGCCTCGGGCGTCTCACCTGGTCCGATGAGATGGCGATGATCTTTGGACATGCGCCGGGCACGCTGCGCCTCACTCCCGAAACGCTCGGCGAACTCGTGCATCCCGACGACCTACGTAGGGTGCGCCGAGTGGTCCGGACGGTATGGCGGCAGAAGCGTCCCGACGAGGTCACCTTCCGGGTGACGCAGCCGGGCGGCAGCGTCCGCCACGTGCACTGCCACGTCGAGATAGTCGAAACCGCAGGCCAGCCTTCGGGCATGATCGCCACCGGCGAGGACGTCACCGCCCTCGAAGTCGCCCGGCAGGAGCGACAAAGGCGGACCATCCGCAGTCAGATGCTCTCGGCCGACCTCTCCGCACAGGACATCCTGACCGGACTGCCGACCCGCGGCTACCTGACCGACGAGGTGGATCGCGCCCGTCGCACCACCGCTGGCGCGCTCATCATCGTGGCGACCGAACCCGCCACGCGTATTCCTGATGCACTCAGCGACGAGGACCGCGACGAGTTGACCGCATCCGTCGCTCAGTTGCTGCGCGCGATTGTCGGCGACCAGGTCACCTGCGGGGTGGTAGGTCCGGGCCGGTGGGGCGTCCTGCTGAGCCCGGTCGACGAGCACTCCGCCGCCGCCGAAGCATTGGCCACCCGGATCGTCGAGGAGTTCCGACGCCATCTGTTCGGCATCCGGCAGCGCACGTCGCGGCTCAACACCTGGGCGGGCGTGGTGCACTTCCACGGCGGCGTCCAGGCCAGTGGATCAGAGTTACTCATCGACGGCGAGCACGCGGCCCATGACGCGCGTGCCCAGGGCGCCCCGGTCACCGTGCTCGACCAGCCCGTGCCGGACCGGGATCGTAGCGAACGATGCCGTGCCCGGGTACGCCGCGCGGTCTCCGCCAACCGGTTCGCTCTCTTCGCTCAGCCCATCGTCGACCTCCGCCTCAACCAGGTCACCCGACATGAGATTCTGCTGCGGGTGCCCAGCGAGACCGGCGAACTCGTCGCTCCATGGCCCTTCCTCGACATGGCCGAGCGGGTCGGCGAGATCCTCGCGGTTGACAAGTGGGTCATCGACCACGCCTTGGAACTGATCGGTCGGGGCAGCCAGACCTCCCATTACCAGGTCAACATCTCTGGCAAGTCGCTGGCCGACCCCGGCCTGCTCAGCTACGTGACCGAGGCGATCCACCGGCACAGGGTCAGGCCGGAGTGCCTGACCTTCGAGATCACCGAAACCGCACTCATCGAGAACCGCAACGAAGCCCTGGACTTCGCCTGCGGAATCAGGGAGATCGGCTGTGGCCTGGCCCTCGACGACTTCGGCACGGGGTACGCCACCCTCTCCCATCTGAAGTACCTCCCGGTCGATCTCGTCAAGATCGACGGGATGTTCGTGGCCGACCTCCGTCGGTCACCGGCGAACCAGGCCATCGTCTCGGGCATGGTCAACCTGGGGCACGCCTTGGGGATTCAGGTTGCCGCCGAACATGTGCAGGACGACGAGACCATCGAGCTGCTCAGGAACTGCGGTGTCGACTTCGCGCAGGGCTACCAGACCGGCAGACCTGAACCGATAGCCGTCTGTCCGGAGGAGCAGGTACGAAGTATCGAATTCGTGTTTCGAGTCCCATCGCAGTACACCGCGCTCGGTTAG
- a CDS encoding arginine repressor produces MTAPLTRGARHARIVELIRDKPIRSQTELAELLGDEGVQVTQATLSRDLKELGAVTARGGDGRAVYVIPEDGHRPLRDAEAAPARLVRLLRELLNEVDSSGNIAVLRTPPGAAHYLASALDRAGLSEVVGTIAGDDTIFVVARAADGGAALGERLAGWARRDDSAEESGTP; encoded by the coding sequence ATGACCGCACCACTGACCCGAGGCGCTCGGCACGCCCGGATCGTCGAGCTGATCCGCGACAAGCCGATCCGGTCGCAGACCGAGCTGGCCGAGCTGCTCGGCGACGAGGGCGTGCAGGTCACGCAGGCCACCCTCTCGCGGGACCTGAAGGAACTCGGCGCGGTCACCGCCCGGGGCGGTGACGGCCGAGCCGTCTACGTCATCCCCGAGGACGGCCATCGTCCGCTACGCGACGCCGAGGCGGCACCGGCCCGTCTGGTGCGGCTGCTGCGTGAGCTGCTCAACGAGGTCGACTCCAGCGGCAACATCGCGGTCCTGCGTACTCCGCCGGGGGCCGCCCACTACCTGGCCAGCGCGTTGGATCGGGCGGGCCTGTCGGAGGTCGTCGGCACCATCGCCGGCGACGACACCATCTTCGTCGTGGCACGTGCCGCCGATGGTGGCGCGGCGCTCGGTGAACGGCTCGCCGGCTGGGCCCGCCGGGACGACAGCGCCGAAGAAAGCGGTACGCCATGA
- a CDS encoding FMN reductase, with translation MTVRTLAVVSAGLSQPSSTRLLADQLAAATRDELVRHGEQVQLRPVELREHAHDIVNHLLTGFPSEQLRQVMDEVTGADGLIAVSPIFNASYNGLFKAFFDLVDADALGGRAVLIGATGGTARHSLALEHALRPMFTYLRAVVAPTAVFAAPEDWSGGTVDGALRARIERAGRELAELVRRSAPSSGPADPFALTTSFDELLHGRDS, from the coding sequence ATGACCGTGCGTACCCTCGCCGTGGTCTCGGCCGGTCTCAGCCAGCCCTCGTCGACCCGGCTGCTCGCCGACCAACTCGCCGCGGCGACCCGCGACGAGTTGGTCCGGCACGGGGAGCAGGTCCAGCTGCGCCCGGTCGAGCTGCGCGAACACGCCCACGACATCGTCAACCACCTGCTCACCGGCTTTCCGTCGGAGCAGCTGCGGCAGGTGATGGACGAGGTCACCGGCGCCGACGGGCTGATCGCCGTCAGCCCGATCTTCAACGCCTCGTACAACGGGCTGTTCAAGGCCTTCTTCGACCTGGTGGACGCCGACGCGCTCGGCGGCCGTGCGGTGCTGATCGGCGCAACCGGCGGCACCGCACGGCACTCCCTGGCGCTGGAGCACGCGCTCCGTCCGATGTTCACCTACCTGCGGGCGGTGGTGGCGCCGACCGCGGTCTTCGCCGCACCGGAGGACTGGTCCGGCGGCACCGTCGACGGCGCGTTGCGCGCCCGGATCGAGCGCGCGGGTCGGGAACTGGCCGAGCTGGTACGGCGCAGCGCGCCGTCCAGCGGCCCTGCCGACCCGTTCGCCCTGACCACCAGCTTCGACGAGCTGCTTCACGGCCGCGACAGCTGA